DNA from Mucilaginibacter mallensis:
AAGAGCCAGAACTCAAGATAGGAAAAATTCCTAATTCTTGACTCCTGACTCTTGCATCTTGATTCTTAACTTCTACTTCGCATAGTAAACATTATTGCTCAGGTCTGAATCCGGCAATTCATGTTCGGGATCAAGCACCATAGTTTTTATGGTTGATGTTGATGGGTATTTAAACTCCCACACACCAGTACGTTGCCAGATGTTAACCGGGAAATTTATGGTTTCTGTTTTGCCATTAGCCTGGGTTATTTTTAATACAACAGGCATTGCCAATTTTCCTTTGTTTACTAGTTTAATGATCGCACCTTTGGTAGTATCGCCATCCACATACTCAACCGATTGTATAGCCTGGTCAAGCTTCCCGGTGGTAAAGAACCACGGTTTAAAGAACCAGTTCAGGTCTTCCCCGGTAGCATCATTCATCGCCCTGAAAAAGTCATATGGCAAAGGATGTTTAAATGCCCAGTGCTTAATATATTCGCGGAAAGCGTAATCAAAACGCTCAGGTCCAACCACATCATTACGCAGTATTTGCAATCCTAATGATGTTTTATAATAGTATTGCGCGTAATCATGAAGGCCGATAGCCTCCGGAGGAGTCATCAACGGATCAATACTTTTTCTATAGATTCTTAATGTTTTCTGGGCTATTTTGGCGGTGTCCTTATATTCACCATTGTTAAAGCGATCTGTAGCGTAAACGTTGATATAGGTATTGAAACCTTCATCCATCCACATGTATTTACGCTCGTTAGTACCAACTATCATCGGGAACCAATTATGACCGATCTCATGGGTAATATCACCCCAAAGTTGCTTGTTCTTTAAATTATTCAGGCAGAAAATAATACCCGGATATTCCATACCCAATGCAACGCCTGATACACTTGTAGCCGAGTTCCATGGATATTCAAAAAATCCGGTTGAGTAAATTTCCATGCTGCTTTTCAGGTATTCGGTTGAGCGGCTCCATGAATCGTTACCTGAGCTTTCAACAGGGTAAGCCGACATGGCAATACCTTTACGGCCTGATGGGAAATTAACCCTAGCTGCATCCCATATAAATGCTTTTGAAGCGGCCCATGATACGTCACGGCTGTTCTGCATTTTAAAATGCCAGGTTAATATACCTTTAAACGGGTGGGTTGCTGGCTGATCTACTTCTTCAGGTTTTATCAGCATTACAGTTTTATCGCTGTTACGCGCTTCGGCTAACCTGCTTTGTTGAGTTGGGGTTAATACCGCTGCTCCATTTTGCAGATCGCCCGAGCCAACAACCAGCATATCTGCCGGAGTGGTTACATAATAATCAAAATCACCATAATCGCAGAAGAATTCACCTAAGCCCATATAAGGCAAAGTGTTCCAGCCTTCAGCATCATCGTAAACACACATGCGCGGATACCATTGTGCAATTTCATAAACATAGCCTTGTTTAAATTTCTGACGGCCCATACGGTCGGCGCCATATACCGGGATAGAAAAGCTGTAATTTACTTTTACAATTATCTTATCGCCTTTTGCACCCATCGGTGTATTTAACCGAACCTGCATGCGGGCATCTGATATTATCGGCTTAACGGTATAGGTCTGATTTTTATAAGTAACCGATACAGATTCAATGTGATAACCGCCACGGCTAAAGCCCTTCACATCAAAACGGTCACCACTTATAGGGGTTACTGCCGCACCGCGCGAATCGGGTTTAAACAAGTTTTGATCAAGCTGCAACCATAAGTAGTCCAGCTTATCAGGGCTATTGTTTGTATAGTTGATGGTTACATCACCTGTGATGGTAGTATCCTGCTTACCCTCATTTAAAGTAGCATGTATAAGATAATCGGCGCGGTTTTGCCAGTAGTTTTCACCAGGTTGTCCGCTTGCTGAACGGGTGTTGCCACTTGTAACAGGCCAGGTAATAGGACCGAAAATATCGTTGTGGTCGTATTTGCCAGAATCGGTTGTTTGGGCTGATACTGCATTGGCGGCCAATAAGAATACGGCACACCCAGCCATTAGATGTTTAAATTTTATAAATAACATTTCGGTCAATTAAAGCAGCGAAAATAATAAAATTTTACTTTTATTAAAGATTTGTTAACAAGGATGATACAAAACAGATAAACTGGATTTTGATTTTGAAACACATTGTTAAAAACTATTCCGCTATCTGAAAACTTTTGCATGCTACAATTGCTTTAAATATTGCACTTTAGCTGTTAATAAATACATATGAATCACCTCGCCAATTCCACCTCGCCTTATTTATTGCAGCATGCCAATAATCCTGTTAACTGGTATCCATGGGGTGCTGAAGCCTTAAAAAAGGCTAAAGATGAAAACAAGCTGATACTGGTAAGTATAGGCTATTCGGCCTGCCACTGGTGCCATGTAATGGAGCATGAAAGCTTTGAGGATGAAAAGGTAGCCGCAGTGATGAATGAATATTTTGTTTGTATTAAGGTTGACAGGGAAGAACGCCCTGATATTGACCAGATATACATGAGCGCTGTACAATTGATGAGTGGCAGGGGCGGCTGGCCATTAAATTGCATTTGCCTGCCCGATCAGCGGCCTATTTATGGCGGTACTTATTTCCGCAAAAACGACTGGACCTCATTGCTTTTTAACCTGGCGGATTTCTACAAACAAAAACCTGCTGAAGCTGATGAATACGCTGTCAAATTAACCGAGGGCATAAAGCAATATGAATCTATCGGTTTTGTAAAAGAGCATCCTGAATATAGTAAGTATGATGTACAACTGATAGTTGATAACTGGAAGAAATATTTTGATAAGGAAGAAGGCGGGATGGGAGCATCTCCAAAATTTCCGATGCCTAATAACTGGCAGTTCCTGATGCGCTATGCCTACCTCATGAATGATAGTGAGATTGCACAGATGGT
Protein-coding regions in this window:
- a CDS encoding M1 family metallopeptidase, translated to MAGCAVFLLAANAVSAQTTDSGKYDHNDIFGPITWPVTSGNTRSASGQPGENYWQNRADYLIHATLNEGKQDTTITGDVTINYTNNSPDKLDYLWLQLDQNLFKPDSRGAAVTPISGDRFDVKGFSRGGYHIESVSVTYKNQTYTVKPIISDARMQVRLNTPMGAKGDKIIVKVNYSFSIPVYGADRMGRQKFKQGYVYEIAQWYPRMCVYDDAEGWNTLPYMGLGEFFCDYGDFDYYVTTPADMLVVGSGDLQNGAAVLTPTQQSRLAEARNSDKTVMLIKPEEVDQPATHPFKGILTWHFKMQNSRDVSWAASKAFIWDAARVNFPSGRKGIAMSAYPVESSGNDSWSRSTEYLKSSMEIYSTGFFEYPWNSATSVSGVALGMEYPGIIFCLNNLKNKQLWGDITHEIGHNWFPMIVGTNERKYMWMDEGFNTYINVYATDRFNNGEYKDTAKIAQKTLRIYRKSIDPLMTPPEAIGLHDYAQYYYKTSLGLQILRNDVVGPERFDYAFREYIKHWAFKHPLPYDFFRAMNDATGEDLNWFFKPWFFTTGKLDQAIQSVEYVDGDTTKGAIIKLVNKGKLAMPVVLKITQANGKTETINFPVNIWQRTGVWEFKYPSTSTIKTMVLDPEHELPDSDLSNNVYYAK